The following proteins are co-located in the Apium graveolens cultivar Ventura chromosome 5, ASM990537v1, whole genome shotgun sequence genome:
- the LOC141723402 gene encoding uncharacterized protein LOC141723402, with amino-acid sequence MRNLPSDLLANIFSFLSPDSLARATAVCKEWHMTAKCAALRRRHPAWLLALPSRSRSLSCYLHNPAQQTWHSLSLSFVPAPSKAIATINGLLIFKSTATIALQLSICNPFTRQFKYLPVLCIARTNPAVGVIEVGTTHFMIYVAGGMSDASKAGGATYESTVEMYDSRYDTWEVIGTMPVEFAVRLTVWSPNESVYSKGVLYWMTSARTYSIMGFEVETNKWRELSVPMGDTLEFASLIIRNGNLTLVGGGGDVWIWELRVEDDWRLVEKMGLELKMKFLGGKGSWGCTKCVGIEGGMCLYREFGVDMLVWRKVVGECSSNWEWCWIKGCSSIKEQQVPRVSIKGLLIHPNLSCPV; translated from the coding sequence ATGAGGAACCTTCCCTCTGATCTCCTAGCCAACATCTTCTCCTTCCTCTCCCCGGACTCCTTAGCCCGGGCCACGGCGGTGTGCAAGGAATGGCACATGACCGCCAAGTGCGCCGCCTTGAGGCGGCGCCACCCTGCCTGGTTGCTTGCGCTGCCTTCCCGCAGCCGTAGCCTCTCATGTTATCTTCACAACCCAGCTCAACAAACTTGGCACTCGCTCTCTTTAAGTTTTGTTCCAGCACCATCTAAAGCTATTGCAACAATCAATGGTTTGTTGATCTTCAAGTCCACAGCCACCATAGCCCTTCAGCTGTCCATTTGCAACCCGTTTACTCGCCAATTCAAGTACCTTCCGGTGCTCTGCATTGCCCGAACCAACCCTGCAGTTGGCGTCATTGAAGTTGGCACAACTCACTTCATGATCTACGTGGCAGGCGGGATGTCGGATGCATCAAAGGCCGGTGGTGCCACGTATGAGTCCACGGTGGAAATGTACGATTCACGATACGATACATGGGAAGTAATTGGAACAATGCCGGTGGAATTTGCAGTCAGGTTGACAGTTTGGAGCCCGAACGAGAGTGTGTACTCGAAAGGAGTCTTGTACTGGATGACTTCGGCCCGGACTTATAGCATAATGGGATTCGAGGTTGAAACAAACAAGTGGAGAGAATTGAGTGTGCCTATGGGTGATACACTTGAATTTGCATCACTGATCATAAGAAATGGTAACCTGACACTGGTTGGCGGTGGCGGAGATGTATGGATATGGGAGCTAAGAGTGGAGGACGATTGGCGGTTAGTCGAAAAAATGGGGTTGGAGCTGAAGATGAAGTTTTTAGGGGGAAAGGGAAGTTGGGGATGCACAAAATGTGTGGGTATTGAAGGAGGAATGTGTCTGTACAGAGAGTTTGGGGTAGATATGTTGGTTTGGAGAAAAGTTGTGGGAGAATGTAGTAGTAACTGGGAATGGTGTTGGATTAAAGGTTGCAGTTCAATTAAAGAACAGCAAGTACCAAGAGTTTCAATCAAGGGACTACTAATTCACCCAAATTTATCATGTCCTGTGTGA